A stretch of Acidovorax sp. RAC01 DNA encodes these proteins:
- the nuoN gene encoding NADH-quinone oxidoreductase subunit NuoN translates to MIDNISWLAIYPEIVLLTMACVIALVDLGVQSKYRTGTYVLTMLTLAVVAALQAMYATSGNTFYGFGNMVVSDAMGNWLKCFATIAVMVTLVYSRPYAADRQMMHGGELFTLSMFALLGMFIMISGNNFLVIYLGLELMTLSSYALVALRRDNATATEAAMKYFVLGAMASGFLLYGLSMIYGATGSLDIGQVFKAVNSGQIRHQVLVFGLVFVVAGLAFKLGVVPFHMWVPDVYQGAPTSATLMIGSAPKLAAFAITIRLLVDGLLPLAIDWQQMLGVLAIGSLLVGNLAAIAQTNLKRMLAYSTISQMGFVLLGLMSGVINGNVDATAVENAYSASMFYVITYVLTALAAFGVILLLAREGFESEEISDLAGLNQRSPLYAGVMAVCLFSMAGIPPLVGFYAKLAVLQALIASGQGLYIALAVFAVIMSLIGAFYYLRVVKVMYFDPPLTVTHVSAPLDVRVVLTINGALVLGLGLLPGGLMSLCADAVVRALAT, encoded by the coding sequence ATGATTGACAACATCAGCTGGCTTGCGATTTACCCCGAGATCGTGCTGTTGACCATGGCCTGCGTGATCGCGCTGGTCGACCTGGGCGTTCAGAGCAAGTACCGCACGGGCACCTATGTGCTCACCATGCTCACGCTGGCGGTGGTCGCTGCGCTTCAGGCGATGTACGCCACCAGCGGCAACACGTTCTACGGCTTTGGCAACATGGTGGTGAGCGATGCCATGGGCAACTGGCTCAAGTGCTTTGCCACCATTGCCGTGATGGTGACGCTGGTCTACAGCCGCCCGTACGCGGCCGACCGCCAGATGATGCACGGCGGTGAGCTGTTCACCCTGTCGATGTTCGCCCTGCTGGGCATGTTCATCATGATCTCCGGGAACAACTTCCTGGTGATCTACCTGGGCCTGGAACTGATGACGCTGTCGAGCTATGCGCTGGTTGCACTGCGCCGCGACAACGCCACTGCCACCGAGGCAGCCATGAAGTACTTTGTACTGGGTGCCATGGCCAGCGGCTTCCTGCTGTACGGTCTGTCCATGATCTACGGTGCCACGGGTTCGCTGGATATCGGCCAGGTATTCAAGGCCGTCAATTCCGGGCAGATCCGCCACCAGGTGCTCGTGTTCGGCCTCGTGTTTGTGGTCGCCGGTCTGGCCTTCAAGTTGGGCGTGGTTCCCTTCCACATGTGGGTGCCTGACGTCTACCAGGGTGCTCCGACCTCTGCAACGCTGATGATCGGCAGCGCGCCTAAGCTGGCTGCGTTTGCCATCACGATCCGCCTGCTGGTGGATGGTCTGCTTCCGCTGGCGATCGACTGGCAACAGATGCTCGGTGTGCTTGCCATTGGTTCCCTGCTGGTGGGTAACCTTGCCGCCATTGCGCAGACCAACCTCAAGCGCATGCTGGCGTACTCGACGATTTCGCAGATGGGCTTTGTGCTGCTGGGCCTGATGTCGGGTGTGATCAACGGCAATGTGGATGCCACTGCGGTCGAGAACGCCTACAGCGCCTCGATGTTCTATGTCATCACTTACGTGCTGACCGCATTGGCAGCGTTTGGCGTGATCCTGCTGCTGGCGCGTGAAGGCTTCGAGAGCGAAGAGATCTCTGACCTGGCGGGCCTGAACCAGCGCAGTCCGCTGTATGCAGGTGTGATGGCGGTCTGCCTGTTCTCGATGGCCGGTATCCCGCCGCTGGTGGGTTTCTACGCCAAGCTCGCGGTGTTGCAGGCGCTCATCGCTTCCGGCCAGGGTCTCTACATTGCGCTCGCGGTGTTCGCCGTGATCATGTCCCTGATCGGTGCCTTCTACTACCTGCGTGTCGTCAAGGTCATGTACTTTGATCCACCGCTGACGGTCACGCACGTGTCGGCACCGCTTGATGTGCGCGTGGTACTGACCATCAACGGCGCGCTGGTGCTGGGCCTGGGTCTGCTGCCCGGTGGCCTGATGTCGCTGTGCGCCGATGCGGTAGTTCGCGCACTGGCCACCTGA
- a CDS encoding DUF2818 family protein, protein MSLTASVWLVIIAALIAANLPFINHRWLVVGPVAVPEKKLVVRLVELFVLYLLVGGFALLLERRAGQIAPQGWEFYAVTGTLFLTLAFPGFVYRYLLRRHG, encoded by the coding sequence GTGTCTCTGACCGCGTCCGTCTGGCTGGTGATCATTGCGGCGCTGATTGCTGCGAACCTGCCGTTCATCAACCATCGCTGGCTGGTGGTGGGCCCCGTGGCGGTGCCGGAGAAGAAGCTCGTGGTGCGGCTGGTCGAACTGTTCGTGCTGTATCTGCTGGTGGGCGGGTTCGCCCTGCTGCTGGAACGCCGTGCAGGGCAGATTGCGCCCCAGGGCTGGGAGTTCTACGCGGTCACGGGCACCCTGTTCCTCACCCTTGCATTTCCGGGGTTCGTGTACCGCTACCTCCTGCGCCGCCACGGTTAG
- a CDS encoding DUF1178 family protein yields MKVLDLQCSQGHVFEGWFASEDDFQSQKQRDLVQCPLCNDHQVHKRLSAPRLNLGARPPAPTRSGHDANQPGHADAGGGSAAAGIARKAATTAVTRFDQGGAAVPPEAVQAAWLRLARHIASNTEDVGAAFAQEARRIHHGEAPERGIRGQATTEEALELLEEGVAILPLPLPVSAKETLQ; encoded by the coding sequence ATGAAGGTTCTCGATCTCCAGTGTAGCCAGGGCCATGTCTTTGAGGGCTGGTTTGCGTCTGAAGACGATTTCCAGTCGCAAAAGCAGCGCGACCTGGTGCAATGTCCCCTCTGCAATGACCATCAGGTCCACAAACGCCTGAGTGCACCCCGGCTGAACCTGGGTGCGCGCCCGCCTGCGCCGACGCGATCTGGGCATGATGCGAATCAGCCTGGCCACGCTGATGCGGGCGGCGGCAGCGCTGCTGCTGGAATAGCACGCAAAGCTGCGACTACGGCTGTGACCCGATTCGACCAGGGCGGAGCCGCCGTACCGCCCGAAGCGGTCCAGGCCGCGTGGTTGCGCCTAGCGCGACACATTGCAAGCAATACCGAGGACGTGGGCGCTGCCTTTGCCCAGGAAGCCCGCCGAATCCACCATGGCGAAGCGCCCGAACGCGGGATTCGCGGCCAGGCCACGACCGAGGAAGCCCTGGAGCTTTTGGAAGAGGGCGTGGCCATCCTGCCACTCCCGTTGCCAGTCTCCGCCAAGGAAACCTTGCAGTAG